From Agromyces sp. SYSU T00194, a single genomic window includes:
- a CDS encoding acyltransferase family protein produces the protein MSAARWRGLDGLRGVAVIVVVLFHAGLAPGGFLGVDVFFVLSGFLITRLLRNEYDRTGTIRLARFTARRLLRLYPALLAACAFVLTVALVTGRAVPELTRDVLVSLTYTSNLVAMQGGLLDHTWTLSLEEQFYLVWPALLLLSLRWRAPWAWLPQVALIAAILVVDLLPGAPPAVHSYVRAMGLPLGCALAFAGPRTLGVLGRLAPVAAAGFALAVFLPLPAALTTGWPISIGAVLAAPMVAALVAWTVPPMEWAPLRWFGLRSYSLYLWHLPIMSLALHHAPAGVPGWTRVIVGVAASLLVAEASYRWIEQPVLRLRDRRRPAPVADPGPRSGDGAAVE, from the coding sequence ATGTCGGCGGCACGATGGCGGGGACTGGACGGCCTCCGGGGCGTCGCGGTCATCGTCGTCGTGCTCTTCCACGCCGGCCTGGCCCCCGGTGGATTCCTGGGCGTCGACGTGTTCTTCGTCCTCTCCGGCTTCCTGATCACGCGCCTGCTGCGCAACGAGTACGACCGCACGGGCACGATCCGCCTCGCACGCTTCACCGCGCGCCGTCTCCTCCGCCTCTACCCGGCCCTGCTCGCGGCGTGCGCGTTCGTGCTGACCGTCGCCCTCGTCACGGGGCGGGCCGTCCCGGAACTGACGCGCGACGTGCTGGTCTCACTGACCTACACGTCCAACCTCGTGGCGATGCAGGGCGGCCTGCTCGACCACACCTGGACGCTCAGCCTCGAGGAGCAGTTCTACCTCGTCTGGCCGGCGCTGCTGCTGCTCTCGCTCCGCTGGCGCGCACCCTGGGCGTGGCTGCCGCAGGTCGCGCTCATCGCGGCGATCCTCGTGGTCGACCTCCTGCCGGGCGCCCCGCCGGCCGTGCACTCCTACGTACGCGCCATGGGCCTGCCGCTCGGCTGCGCGCTCGCGTTCGCCGGCCCGCGCACGCTGGGCGTGCTGGGGAGGCTCGCGCCGGTCGCCGCCGCGGGATTCGCGCTGGCGGTATTCCTGCCGCTGCCCGCCGCACTCACCACGGGTTGGCCGATCTCGATCGGGGCGGTGCTCGCGGCGCCGATGGTCGCCGCACTGGTGGCGTGGACGGTGCCGCCGATGGAGTGGGCACCGCTGCGCTGGTTCGGCCTCCGCTCCTACAGCCTCTACCTCTGGCACCTGCCGATCATGTCGCTCGCACTGCACCACGCACCGGCGGGCGTGCCGGGGTGGACCCGCGTGATCGTCGGCGTCGCGGCCTCGCTGCTCGTCGCCGAGGCGTCGTATCGCTGGATCGAGCAGCCCGTGCTGCGCCTCCGGGATCGGCGCCGACCGGCACCGGTGGCCGACCCCGGACCGCGGTCGGGGGACGGGGCGGCGGTCGAGTGA
- the tuf gene encoding elongation factor Tu codes for MAKAKFERTKPHVNIGTIGHVDHGKTTLTAAISKVLAEKYPSDVNVLRDFASIDSAPEERQRGITINISHVEYETPKRHYAHVDAPGHADYIKNMITGAAQMDGAILVVAATDGPMAQTREHVLLAKQVGVPYLLVALNKADMVDDEEILELVELEVRELLSSQGFPGDDAPVVRVSGLKALEGDEQWVNSIVELMEAVDDSIPDPVRDKDKPFLMPIEDVFTITGRGTVVTGRAERGTLKINSEVEIVGIRPTQKTTVTGIEMFHKQLDEAWAGENCGLLLRGLKREEVERGQVVVAPGSVTPHTEFEGTAYILSKDEGGRHNPFYANYRPQFYFRTTDVTGVITLPEGTEMVMPGDTTDMTVELIQPIAMEEGLGFAIREGGRTVGAGTVTKIIK; via the coding sequence GTGGCTAAGGCCAAGTTCGAGCGGACCAAGCCGCACGTCAACATCGGAACGATCGGTCACGTCGACCACGGCAAGACCACGCTCACCGCTGCCATCTCGAAGGTGCTCGCAGAGAAGTACCCGTCGGACGTCAACGTGCTGCGCGACTTCGCTTCGATCGACTCCGCTCCCGAGGAGCGCCAGCGCGGCATCACGATCAACATCTCGCACGTCGAGTACGAGACGCCGAAGCGCCACTACGCGCACGTCGACGCCCCGGGTCACGCCGACTACATCAAGAACATGATCACCGGTGCCGCCCAGATGGACGGCGCGATCCTCGTGGTCGCCGCGACCGACGGCCCCATGGCCCAGACCCGCGAGCACGTGCTGCTCGCCAAGCAGGTCGGCGTCCCGTACCTGCTGGTCGCGCTGAACAAGGCCGACATGGTCGACGACGAGGAGATCCTGGAGCTCGTCGAGCTCGAGGTCCGCGAGCTGCTCTCGAGCCAGGGCTTCCCGGGCGACGACGCTCCGGTCGTGCGCGTCTCGGGCCTCAAGGCACTCGAGGGCGACGAGCAGTGGGTCAACTCGATCGTCGAGCTCATGGAGGCCGTCGACGACTCGATCCCCGACCCCGTGCGTGACAAGGACAAGCCGTTCCTCATGCCGATCGAGGACGTCTTCACGATCACCGGTCGCGGCACCGTCGTCACCGGTCGCGCCGAGCGCGGCACGCTGAAGATCAACTCCGAGGTCGAGATCGTCGGCATCCGCCCGACGCAGAAGACCACGGTCACCGGTATCGAGATGTTCCACAAGCAGCTCGACGAGGCATGGGCCGGCGAGAACTGCGGTCTCCTGCTCCGCGGTCTCAAGCGCGAGGAGGTCGAGCGCGGCCAGGTCGTCGTCGCTCCGGGTTCCGTCACGCCGCACACCGAGTTCGAGGGCACCGCGTACATCCTGTCCAAGGACGAGGGTGGCCGCCACAACCCGTTCTACGCGAACTACCGTCCGCAGTTCTACTTCCGCACCACCGACGTCACCGGCGTCATCACGCTGCCCGAGGGCACCGAGATGGTCATGCCCGGCGACACCACCGACATGACGGTCGAGCTCATCCAGCCGATCGCCATGGAGGAGGGCCTCGGCTTCGCCATCCGCGAGGGTGGTCGCACCGTGGGCGCCGGTACGGTCACGAAGATCATCAAGTAG
- the fusA gene encoding elongation factor G → MAQDVLTDLTKVRNFGIMAHIDAGKTTTTERILFYTGITHKIGEVHDGAATMDWMAQEQERGITITSAATTCFWNNIQLNIIDTPGHVDFTVEVERNLRVLDGAVAVFDGKEGVEPQSETVWRQADKYNVPRICFVNKMDKLGADFYFTVDTIVSRLGAKPLVLQLPIGAENDFLGVIDLVEMRALVWPGDAKGDVTLGAKYEVQEIPADLKDKAEEYRQTLLETVAETDDALLEKYFGGEELTVAEIKGAIRKLTINSEIYPVLCGSAFKNRGVQPMLDAVVDYLPSPLDMPAIEAHDARDEETIVPRHADADEPFAALAFKIMTHPFFGRLTYIRVYSGRLDSGGQVINTAKGKKERIGKIFQMHANKENPVDFVTAGHIYAVIGLKDTTTGDTLSDPNAQVILESMTFPEPVIEVAIEPKTKADQEKLGTAIQKLAEEDPTFRTEQVAETGQTVIKGMGELHLDILVDRMKREFKVEANVGKPQVAYRETLKRKVDKHDYTHKKQTGGSGQFAKIQFSIEPLEVTADTTYEFENKVTGGRIPREYIPSVDAGFQDAMQYGILAGYPMVGVKATLLDGAAHDVDSSEMAFKIAGSMGFKEAARKANPVLLEPLMAVEVRTPEEYMGDVIGDLNSRRGQIQSMEDASGVKVIRANVPLSEMFGYIGDLRSKTSGRAVYSMTFESYAEVPKAVADEIVQKNKGE, encoded by the coding sequence GTGGCACAGGATGTGCTCACCGACCTGACCAAGGTCCGCAACTTCGGCATCATGGCCCACATCGATGCCGGCAAGACCACGACGACCGAACGCATCCTGTTCTACACGGGCATCACGCACAAGATCGGCGAGGTGCACGACGGCGCCGCGACGATGGACTGGATGGCGCAGGAGCAAGAGCGCGGCATCACCATCACGTCCGCCGCGACGACGTGCTTCTGGAACAACATCCAGCTGAACATCATCGACACGCCCGGTCACGTGGACTTCACCGTCGAGGTGGAGCGCAACCTCCGCGTGCTCGACGGCGCGGTCGCCGTGTTCGACGGCAAGGAGGGCGTCGAGCCCCAGTCCGAGACCGTCTGGCGCCAGGCCGACAAGTACAACGTGCCGCGCATCTGCTTCGTCAACAAGATGGACAAGCTCGGCGCCGACTTCTACTTCACCGTCGACACCATCGTCAGCCGCCTCGGCGCCAAGCCGCTCGTGCTGCAGCTGCCGATCGGCGCGGAGAACGACTTCCTCGGCGTCATCGACCTCGTCGAGATGCGCGCCCTGGTGTGGCCCGGCGACGCGAAGGGCGACGTGACGCTCGGCGCGAAGTACGAGGTCCAGGAGATCCCGGCCGACCTGAAGGACAAGGCCGAGGAGTACCGCCAGACGCTGCTCGAGACCGTCGCCGAGACCGACGACGCGCTGCTCGAGAAGTACTTCGGCGGCGAGGAGCTCACGGTCGCCGAGATCAAGGGCGCGATCCGCAAGCTCACCATCAACAGCGAGATCTACCCGGTGCTCTGCGGCTCGGCGTTCAAGAACCGCGGCGTGCAGCCGATGCTGGACGCGGTCGTCGACTACCTGCCGTCGCCGCTGGACATGCCGGCCATCGAGGCGCACGACGCCCGTGACGAGGAGACCATCGTCCCGCGTCACGCCGACGCCGACGAGCCGTTCGCCGCGCTCGCGTTCAAGATCATGACGCACCCGTTCTTCGGGCGCCTCACCTACATCCGCGTCTACTCGGGTCGCCTCGACTCGGGCGGCCAGGTCATCAACACGGCCAAGGGCAAGAAGGAGCGCATCGGGAAGATCTTCCAGATGCACGCCAACAAGGAGAACCCGGTCGACTTCGTCACCGCCGGGCACATCTACGCGGTCATCGGCCTGAAGGACACCACCACCGGTGACACCCTGTCCGACCCGAACGCCCAGGTCATCCTCGAGTCGATGACCTTCCCGGAGCCGGTCATCGAGGTCGCCATCGAGCCGAAGACCAAGGCCGACCAGGAGAAGCTGGGCACGGCGATCCAGAAGCTCGCCGAGGAGGACCCGACCTTCCGCACCGAGCAGGTCGCGGAGACCGGCCAGACCGTCATCAAGGGCATGGGCGAGCTGCACCTCGACATCCTCGTCGACCGCATGAAGCGGGAGTTCAAGGTCGAGGCGAACGTCGGCAAGCCGCAGGTCGCGTACCGCGAGACCCTGAAGCGCAAGGTCGACAAGCACGACTACACCCACAAGAAGCAGACGGGTGGCTCGGGCCAGTTCGCGAAGATCCAGTTCTCGATCGAGCCGCTGGAGGTCACGGCCGACACGACCTACGAGTTCGAGAACAAGGTCACCGGTGGTCGCATCCCGCGGGAGTACATCCCCTCGGTCGACGCCGGCTTCCAGGACGCGATGCAGTACGGCATCCTCGCCGGATACCCCATGGTGGGTGTGAAGGCGACCCTGCTGGACGGTGCCGCGCACGACGTCGACTCCTCGGAGATGGCGTTCAAGATCGCCGGTTCGATGGGCTTCAAGGAGGCCGCTCGGAAGGCGAACCCGGTTCTGCTCGAGCCGCTGATGGCCGTCGAGGTGCGTACGCCCGAGGAGTACATGGGCGACGTCATCGGCGACCTGAACTCGCGTCGCGGGCAGATCCAGTCGATGGAGGACGCCAGTGGTGTGAAGGTGATTCGCGCCAACGTCCCGCTGTCGGAGATGTTCGGTTACATCGGCGACCTGCGGTCGAAGACCTCGGGCCGCGCCGTGTACTCGATGACCTTCGAGAGCTACGCGGAGGTCCCGAAGGCTGTCGCCGACGAGATCGTCCAGAAGAACAAGGGCGAGTAG
- the rpsG gene encoding 30S ribosomal protein S7 produces MPRKGPAPKRPVVADPVYGSPVVSQLVNKILVDGKKDLAQRIVYDALETVASKSGQDAVVTLKKALDNVRPTLEVRSRRVGGSTYQVPVEVKPHRANTLALRWLTSYAKARREKTMTERLTNEILDASNGLGAAVKRREDTHKMAESNRAFAHYRW; encoded by the coding sequence ATGCCTCGCAAGGGACCCGCTCCGAAGCGCCCCGTCGTCGCCGACCCGGTCTACGGGTCGCCGGTCGTGAGCCAGCTCGTCAACAAGATCCTCGTCGACGGCAAGAAGGACCTCGCCCAGCGCATCGTGTACGACGCGCTCGAGACCGTCGCCTCGAAGTCCGGCCAGGACGCCGTCGTGACGCTCAAGAAGGCCCTCGACAACGTGCGCCCGACCCTCGAGGTGCGTTCGCGCCGCGTCGGCGGCTCGACCTACCAGGTCCCCGTCGAGGTCAAGCCGCACCGTGCGAACACCCTGGCGCTGCGCTGGCTCACCAGCTACGCCAAGGCCCGCCGCGAGAAGACCATGACCGAGCGTCTCACCAACGAGATCCTCGACGCCTCGAACGGCCTGGGTGCCGCGGTCAAGCGCCGCGAGGACACCCACAAGATGGCCGAGTCGAACCGCGCCTTCGCCCACTACCGCTGGTAA
- the rpsL gene encoding 30S ribosomal protein S12 — translation MPTIQQLVRKGRSPKVDKTKAPALKANPQQRGVCTRVYTTTPKKPNSALRKVARVKLSNGTEVTAYIPGEGHNLQEHSMVLVRGGRVKDLPGVRYKIIRGALDTQAVKNRKQSRSRYGAKMEKK, via the coding sequence GTGCCCACCATTCAGCAGCTGGTCCGCAAGGGCCGCTCGCCGAAGGTCGACAAGACCAAGGCCCCGGCCCTGAAGGCCAACCCCCAGCAGCGCGGCGTCTGCACGCGCGTCTACACCACCACCCCGAAGAAGCCGAACTCGGCCCTGCGCAAGGTCGCCCGAGTGAAGCTCTCCAACGGCACCGAGGTCACCGCCTACATCCCGGGCGAGGGCCACAACCTGCAGGAGCACTCGATGGTGCTCGTGCGCGGCGGCCGTGTGAAGGACCTCCCCGGCGTCCGCTACAAGATCATCCGCGGCGCGCTCGACACGCAGGCGGTCAAGAACCGCAAGCAGTCGCGCAGCCGCTACGGCGCGAAGATGGAGAAGAAGTAA
- a CDS encoding spermidine/putrescine ABC transporter substrate-binding protein: protein MDGSIEARVSHEVDNWLRWLPRWRPGTTRARVRLCRRCFGSPILAAAGLEVDVPHGVQHAFSMRMKGIIDVAVDDYTDRNLPLLHRELRQAEERKARRPYRPGDGLDPEYRGLDLDPDPAPDQPFLFTIGGLERDAAAGAEGGDQPRPLTQEEKAAIREEVRLADEFAKQIGRRICAALREHRARIGEGIAGVVEPQVAEMLADLDRELDSPMWPGA, encoded by the coding sequence ATGGACGGCTCGATCGAGGCTCGGGTCAGCCACGAGGTCGACAACTGGCTCCGCTGGCTCCCGCGGTGGCGCCCCGGCACGACGCGTGCCCGGGTGCGGCTCTGCCGACGCTGCTTCGGCTCGCCGATCCTCGCCGCGGCCGGTCTCGAGGTGGACGTGCCGCACGGCGTGCAGCACGCGTTCTCGATGCGCATGAAGGGCATCATCGACGTCGCGGTGGACGACTACACCGACCGCAACCTCCCGTTGCTGCACCGGGAGCTCCGGCAGGCCGAGGAGCGCAAGGCCCGGCGGCCCTATCGTCCCGGTGACGGCCTCGACCCGGAGTACCGCGGCCTCGACCTCGACCCCGACCCCGCGCCCGACCAGCCGTTCCTGTTCACGATCGGCGGCCTCGAGCGCGACGCGGCGGCCGGAGCCGAGGGCGGCGACCAGCCGCGACCGCTGACCCAGGAGGAGAAGGCGGCCATCCGCGAGGAGGTCCGGCTGGCAGACGAGTTCGCGAAGCAGATCGGCCGTCGCATCTGCGCCGCGCTGCGCGAGCACCGCGCCAGGATCGGGGAGGGGATCGCCGGCGTGGTCGAGCCCCAGGTGGCGGAGATGCTGGCCGACCTCGACCGCGAACTCGATTCGCCGATGTGGCCGGGGGCGTGA
- a CDS encoding DUF6121 family protein, which produces MDAVDRRYARALAPFATAAYLAALVCAFGFLALLFGGDPVSLPDAGLLLGPAMVGVAVAVLFAMLLFAVPARRFRDQAASTWFGIWTGLAAWAGYVCTGVIGYAGVVDSLDFAVVLVLSPFTSMVALFAAAITWADIALVHRRRRHDAPPRWPWEDREDRP; this is translated from the coding sequence ATGGACGCCGTCGATCGACGCTACGCACGCGCACTCGCCCCCTTCGCGACCGCGGCCTACCTGGCCGCGCTCGTCTGCGCGTTCGGGTTCCTCGCGCTGCTCTTCGGCGGCGACCCGGTCTCCCTGCCCGACGCGGGCCTGCTGCTCGGGCCGGCGATGGTCGGCGTCGCGGTCGCCGTCCTGTTCGCGATGCTCCTGTTCGCCGTGCCGGCGCGGCGGTTCCGGGACCAGGCCGCCTCGACCTGGTTCGGCATCTGGACCGGGCTCGCGGCCTGGGCGGGGTACGTGTGCACGGGCGTCATCGGCTACGCGGGCGTGGTCGACTCGCTCGACTTCGCGGTCGTGCTGGTGCTGAGCCCGTTCACGTCGATGGTCGCGCTCTTCGCCGCGGCGATCACCTGGGCGGACATCGCACTCGTGCACCGACGCCGCAGGCACGACGCCCCGCCCCGCTGGCCGTGGGAGGACCGCGAGGACCGTCCGTGA
- a CDS encoding WXG100 family type VII secretion target produces MADFGASYGEMEAMATKLGDARDDIQSQLDQLKSSVDSLLGEDFRTQHASGRFGQGYEELTTGLKSAVDGIGEMGESLRGMMTAIQELDSQLAGG; encoded by the coding sequence ATGGCGGACTTCGGAGCGTCCTACGGTGAGATGGAGGCCATGGCGACCAAGCTGGGCGATGCGCGGGACGACATCCAGTCGCAGCTCGACCAGCTGAAGTCGTCGGTGGACAGCCTGCTGGGCGAGGACTTCCGCACGCAGCACGCGTCGGGCCGCTTCGGCCAGGGCTATGAGGAGCTGACGACGGGCCTCAAGTCGGCCGTGGACGGCATCGGCGAGATGGGCGAGTCCCTGCGCGGCATGATGACGGCGATCCAGGAGCTCGACTCGCAGCTCGCGGGCGGCTGA